Within Mycobacterium heckeshornense, the genomic segment CCACCGAATCCGTCGCAGGCCGACACCAGCCTTCACAGCAAGCTCAACCCGCAACAACGGTTACCACCTACCCCAGGAGGCCCGATGAGGCTGTCAAGTTAACGGTGTAACTGGTTGTTGTACTGTTATTTTCGGCCTTGGGTTAGTCGCCCTGGGAATGCGATCTCGAAGGCGTTGAGCGGTGCTTTCCATCGGTTGACCCAGCGCTTGCGGCCCTTGCCGGTTGGGTCAAGGCTCATGATCGCCAGGTAGACGCACTTGAGCGCGGCCTGCTCGGTCGGGAAGTGGCCGCGGGCGTTGACCGCCCTGCGGATCCTTGAGTTTAGGCTTTCGATGCTGTTGGTCGTGCAGATCACGCTGCGGATTTCCTTGTCGAAGGCCAGGAAGAGAACGAACTCGGCCCAGGCGTTCTCCCACAGCTTGATGATGGCCGGGTAGCGCTGGCCCCAGGTCTCGGTGAACGCGGCGAACGCGTCCAAAGCCGCTGACTCGCTGGCCGCGGTGTAGACCAGCTTGAGGTCTTTGGCGATCGCGGCCCAGTCCCTCTTGGAGGTGTAGCGAAAGCTGTTGCGCAACAGGTGTATTACGCAGACTCCCGCTGTCAACCTCGGGTCGTGGGCATGATTGATCGCCGCGGCTGGCTGACTTTGCTCAGCGCGGGGGCGGGGTGGGGTTGTTAGGCGGCGGTGGCGCGGTGGTGGATGGCCGGGTCGTAGGGGTTGTGGTCGTGCCAGCAGCGCCACAAGATGCGACACCAGCGGGCGCCCAGGCCACGCAGGGCACGATGGTGTGGTTGGCCGGCGGCGCGGGCGTGTTGGTAGATGTCGGCCGACCAGAGGTCTTCACGGACGGCGACGAACATCCACCAGTCGATGGCGTGCCGCATCCGCCGGTTGGCGGCGTAGCGGAAGCGAACCTGACGTGTGCGCCCGGACACCTTGGTGACCGGAGCCAAGCCGGTCTCTGCCAACAATGACGGCGCCGAAGGAAAACGACTGCGCTCCTCACCCATTTCGGAGATCAACACGGCGGCGGTGACCGGTCCGATGCCGGGGAAACTGGTGAAGATCGGGGTGTCCGGGTGCGCCTCGAGCAGTTCGCCCAGTCGTTTGTCATGGGCTCGCAAATGGGTGTTGAGTAGAGCCAGTTGTTCGGTGAATGCTTTGGCCGCCAACGCTTTGCCAGCAACGGTGCCGTCGCTCGCCGATAGCAGATGCGGCTGCATCCGGGCGACAAGTGTCTCGGGTTTGTGCCGGCCACTGTAGCCGTGCCGGGACGTGAACGCGCCCATCCGCGCAGCGGTGATCCGGCCCGCCTGCACGGGAGTGGGATAGCTGCGGATGAAGGACAGGGTGATGTCCCGGTCCAGTGCAGAAAACAGGTGCAACGGGCACGGATGATAGGCATCCAAGATTGACCGCAGTCGATTCTCGGTGTCCACCTGCATATCCAGGATGCGTTGACGATCGCGGCTCACTGCGGTCAGCTCCGCTAGAAGCGGCGACGGAACGGCCAACGGCCGCCACTGGGCATACTGGTGACGCAACGTATCGGCCAACACATAGGCATCGAATTCGTCGGACTTGGCGGCCGCCATCCGATAGCGTTCGCGTGCTCGCGCCGAGATTTTCGGTGACACGCAATAAATTTCGGCATCGCAGTGGTGCTGGAGATATTCGACCAGTAGCCCTTCGGCCCGCTCGATCGCGATCCGGACCGCACCGGTGAACGAAGCAATCAACCCGACCAGGACGGCCAGACCATCGACGGTGTGAGCGACCTTGCGACTGAGCAGCTGCTGGCCGGTGCCATCCAGCACACACAGGTGATGGAAGCGCCCGCCCCAGTCGATCCCACACCAGAAGCTGTTCGGCCGTTGCAGAGTACTCTGATTCATTGCACTTGGATCCCTTTCAATGTGAAAGGTTCACCCTGCGATCGCGAGGCCTGCCCGGAACCTCATCTCGGCACTCACCGCCCACAGCGGTGGCGCTGCTCTCGCTGGCCGGTCCACGCCCCGCAGCCACCACGGGCGGACAGGTCTGCATGTGGACCTCGAAGGTGACGCGTTTGCGTGGGCCCTGCCCGTGGTGGTGCAGGTGAACGCCGAGACCATCCCGGCCGATCCATTGTTAATAGATGAGGTCTGGGTGATCGCCTGAGGCCACACGGCTTCGATGGCGGTCGGCAAGCCCTTCAGGCCGTCGCACACCACGATGCATACGTCCTGGGTGCCCCTATTTTTGATTTCCGAGAGCACGCGCAGCCAATACTTGGAGCCCTCCCCGTCGCCGTGC encodes:
- a CDS encoding IS110 family transposase; this translates as MNQSTLQRPNSFWCGIDWGGRFHHLCVLDGTGQQLLSRKVAHTVDGLAVLVGLIASFTGAVRIAIERAEGLLVEYLQHHCDAEIYCVSPKISARARERYRMAAAKSDEFDAYVLADTLRHQYAQWRPLAVPSPLLAELTAVSRDRQRILDMQVDTENRLRSILDAYHPCPLHLFSALDRDITLSFIRSYPTPVQAGRITAARMGAFTSRHGYSGRHKPETLVARMQPHLLSASDGTVAGKALAAKAFTEQLALLNTHLRAHDKRLGELLEAHPDTPIFTSFPGIGPVTAAVLISEMGEERSRFPSAPSLLAETGLAPVTKVSGRTRQVRFRYAANRRMRHAIDWWMFVAVREDLWSADIYQHARAAGQPHHRALRGLGARWCRILWRCWHDHNPYDPAIHHRATAA